The following coding sequences are from one Azospirillum sp. TSH100 window:
- a CDS encoding ABC transporter substrate binding protein: protein MTGSGQIVNRRRMIAGAGAAVLGTLLPGAAGAGRATDNALLPRLTDGRHWRIGYAETMPYGNYAGTLASIVKGLDALSWLNGAARMPYDAGQTDSQALWRWLSAHDLGPRIRFVADGWYGGLDQAPAEPILQRLESGGDIDLMIVMGTIAGRKLAVDRHSVPTLVFSTTNAVAAGIVTAAEQSGRDHVWAHVDPQRYHRQLRIFHETFGFRRLGIAYENSPAGRAIASIADIEAVAGQLGYELVARHVQAPAGPDDQERYYADLAAAWSDLAQRVDAMYITFGRWSLDRFPALVRVFQERGIPTFSQLGPEEVAQGALMSVARGDFDGIGQFGASVIARLANGEKLADMRQIYFDTPTIAWNLAVASRMGYRPAMSALLAADNIYTSLRAMP from the coding sequence ATGACGGGATCCGGTCAGATCGTGAACCGGCGCCGGATGATCGCCGGTGCCGGCGCGGCGGTCCTGGGCACGCTCCTTCCGGGCGCTGCCGGGGCCGGCCGCGCGACCGACAACGCCTTGCTGCCCAGGCTGACCGACGGGCGCCATTGGCGGATCGGCTATGCCGAGACGATGCCCTACGGCAACTATGCGGGCACCCTGGCCAGCATCGTGAAAGGGTTGGACGCCCTGTCCTGGCTGAATGGGGCGGCACGGATGCCCTATGATGCCGGCCAGACCGACAGCCAGGCGCTGTGGCGCTGGCTGTCGGCGCACGATCTGGGGCCGCGGATCCGCTTCGTCGCCGACGGCTGGTACGGCGGGCTGGATCAGGCGCCGGCGGAACCGATCCTGCAACGGCTGGAGAGCGGTGGCGACATCGATCTGATGATCGTGATGGGCACCATCGCCGGGCGCAAGCTGGCGGTGGACCGTCACAGCGTCCCGACGCTGGTGTTCTCCACGACCAATGCCGTCGCCGCCGGCATCGTCACCGCCGCCGAACAATCCGGCCGCGATCACGTCTGGGCCCATGTCGATCCCCAGCGCTACCACCGCCAGCTCCGTATCTTCCATGAGACCTTCGGCTTCCGCCGGCTGGGGATCGCCTACGAGAACAGCCCGGCCGGCCGGGCCATCGCCTCCATCGCCGACATCGAAGCCGTGGCGGGACAACTGGGCTACGAACTGGTGGCGCGCCATGTCCAGGCACCCGCCGGCCCCGACGATCAGGAGCGCTATTACGCCGATCTCGCCGCCGCCTGGAGCGACCTCGCCCAGCGGGTGGACGCCATGTACATCACCTTCGGCCGCTGGAGCCTGGACCGCTTTCCGGCCCTGGTCCGCGTCTTCCAGGAACGCGGCATCCCCACCTTCTCGCAGCTGGGACCGGAGGAGGTGGCGCAGGGCGCCCTGATGAGCGTCGCCCGCGGCGACTTCGACGGGATCGGCCAGTTCGGCGCGTCGGTGATCGCCCGGCTGGCCAACGGCGAGAAGCTGGCTGACATGCGTCAGATCTATTTCGACACGCCCACCATCGCGTGGAACCTCGCGGTCGCGAGCCGGATGGGCTACCGCCCGGCGATG
- the alr gene encoding alanine racemase: protein MTDDVAGCHAVLHLDRLAANLAMARSILGAGVRILGVVKANAYGHGALAVSRTLERAGIDGLAVDSPDEGLDLRREGIASPILVMNPLCPGDASPMIAAGLTATVSDVEAAEALQSAARRAGRPAGVHVRVRSDGAGLGVDRGDVAVLLRRVRGFANLRLDGLFTHMIGPYRDDPVQIGREVAGFRTLIDRLPADVPKPPLVHAVTSPGLFNAPDARFDMVRLGAVLYGIRMVEAGGAPFPFRPVMDLVSRVAHLCRLDPGDDIGYSPGARQRNEGRSEGSNGGRSAGRAAMIPVGYADLPFLLRFRDSAVLIRGRRAPLIGEAFMGKVLADVTDIPEAALGDEAVFVGTQGIETITVEDIGKANGIRPSAILMLGPRVARRSVGQVGGEE, encoded by the coding sequence ATGACCGATGATGTCGCAGGCTGCCATGCCGTCCTTCATCTCGACCGGCTGGCGGCGAACCTCGCGATGGCCAGATCGATCCTGGGGGCCGGCGTCCGGATCCTTGGCGTGGTCAAGGCCAATGCCTATGGCCACGGCGCCCTGGCGGTGTCGCGGACGCTGGAACGCGCAGGCATCGACGGGCTGGCCGTCGACAGCCCGGACGAAGGGCTGGACCTGCGGCGGGAGGGGATCGCGTCGCCGATCCTGGTGATGAACCCGCTTTGCCCCGGCGACGCCTCCCCGATGATCGCCGCCGGCCTGACCGCCACCGTCAGCGACGTCGAGGCGGCCGAGGCGCTGCAATCCGCCGCCCGCCGGGCCGGGCGTCCGGCCGGCGTCCATGTCAGGGTCAGGTCGGACGGCGCCGGGCTGGGCGTGGACCGGGGTGACGTGGCGGTCCTCCTGCGCAGGGTGCGCGGCTTCGCCAATCTGCGGCTGGACGGGTTGTTCACCCACATGATCGGCCCCTATCGTGACGATCCCGTCCAGATCGGGCGGGAGGTCGCCGGCTTCCGCACCCTGATCGACCGGCTGCCGGCGGATGTGCCGAAACCGCCGCTCGTCCATGCCGTCACCAGCCCCGGCCTGTTCAATGCCCCCGACGCCCGGTTCGACATGGTGCGGCTGGGTGCCGTGCTCTACGGCATCCGCATGGTCGAGGCCGGCGGCGCGCCGTTCCCCTTCCGCCCGGTGATGGACCTGGTCTCGCGCGTCGCGCATCTCTGCAGACTGGACCCGGGGGACGACATCGGATACAGCCCGGGCGCCCGGCAGCGGAACGAGGGGCGGAGCGAGGGCTCGAACGGGGGGCGGAGCGCAGGACGGGCGGCGATGATTCCGGTGGGCTATGCCGACCTTCCCTTCCTGCTGCGCTTCCGGGACAGCGCCGTGCTGATCCGCGGGCGGCGGGCGCCGCTGATCGGCGAAGCCTTCATGGGAAAGGTTCTGGCCGACGTCACCGACATACCCGAAGCCGCTCTGGGCGACGAGGCGGTGTTCGTCGGCACCCAGGGCATCGAGACGATCACGGTGGAGGACATCGGCAAGGCCAACGGCATCCGCCCGTCGGCCATTCTGATGCTGGGGCCGCGCGTGGCGCGCCGGTCCGTCGGACAGGTGGGGGGTGAGGAATGA
- a CDS encoding tetratricopeptide repeat protein, whose protein sequence is MDFGILTIPLVTLAMAFGFAVFTDTQTIHFDYVDVPDSISQETGLTPAVVITKLADEMQEIERQAFTKAEARQVELHADQSATSVLGEYLGVTPLIRVVQESAHMIPFTFSGEIVRHDQQVEFILRSYDSHHNKTRIQRNGSVDNMKGLIHGVAYEAMRVVNPYILAAYQFKRDRLSRDFTPTLEILRLELEGHDSRYAPWLHNLWGMVLYQQNDRHGAIHQFEEAVHLDPNFLSPVLNLGVVNARLGEYDAAVKNFAAVVEHPNVAQSPAVKAAALSEWGFTLALTGRIEEAYAKFDESSRTDPNFSDVYSSWAEVLSAHGRREEAERMTAKALKLAPKEVVYTENLIGTVQNVPATANMN, encoded by the coding sequence ATGGATTTCGGCATTCTCACAATTCCTTTGGTGACGCTGGCGATGGCCTTCGGCTTCGCCGTCTTCACCGACACCCAGACCATCCATTTCGACTATGTCGACGTGCCCGATTCGATCTCCCAGGAGACCGGCCTGACACCGGCGGTGGTCATCACCAAGCTGGCCGACGAGATGCAGGAGATCGAGCGGCAGGCCTTCACCAAGGCCGAAGCCCGCCAGGTCGAGCTTCACGCCGACCAGAGCGCCACCTCGGTGCTGGGCGAATATCTCGGCGTCACCCCGCTGATCCGCGTGGTGCAGGAATCGGCCCACATGATTCCCTTCACCTTCTCCGGGGAGATCGTGCGCCACGACCAGCAGGTCGAATTCATCCTGCGCAGCTACGACAGCCACCACAACAAGACGCGCATCCAGCGCAACGGCTCGGTCGACAACATGAAGGGGCTGATCCATGGCGTCGCCTATGAGGCGATGCGGGTGGTGAACCCCTATATCCTGGCCGCCTACCAGTTCAAGCGCGACCGGCTGTCGCGCGACTTCACCCCGACGCTGGAGATCCTGCGCCTCGAACTGGAAGGGCACGACTCGCGCTATGCCCCGTGGCTGCACAATCTGTGGGGCATGGTCCTGTACCAGCAGAACGACCGCCACGGCGCCATCCACCAGTTCGAGGAGGCGGTGCATCTCGACCCCAATTTCCTGTCGCCGGTCCTGAACCTGGGTGTCGTCAATGCCAGGCTCGGCGAGTATGACGCGGCGGTGAAGAACTTCGCGGCGGTGGTGGAGCACCCCAACGTGGCCCAGAGCCCGGCGGTGAAGGCGGCGGCACTGAGCGAATGGGGCTTCACCCTGGCCCTGACCGGCCGGATCGAAGAGGCCTACGCCAAGTTCGACGAGTCCAGCCGTACCGATCCCAACTTCTCCGACGTCTATTCGAGCTGGGCCGAGGTGCTGAGTGCCCATGGACGCCGCGAGGAGGCGGAGCGGATGACCGCCAAGGCGCTGAAGCTTGCGCCGAAGGAGGTCGTCTATACCGAAAACCTGATCGGCACCGTCCAGAACGTACCGGCCACCGCCAACATGAACTGA
- a CDS encoding peptide ABC transporter substrate-binding protein, whose protein sequence is MLAAGLALFAGTAAQAATVLNRGNGGEPSTLDPHRTDGRIESNILRDLFEGLVVYGPDGRILPGVAESWQVSDDGKLYSFQLRADARWSNGDPITAEDFVYSLRRALTPKDGIQPSSNMRVIKGAAAVIDGAKPADTLGVAAPDPRTVTIALEAATPYFLDLIAADNSALPVHRATVESQRERWTDPGKMVSNGAYVLEEWRAHQQIGLAKNANFHDNGSVAIDRVNFFPIDDSAEEVDRFKAGALHLTYEVPQDRVKWISLTEPKVFWNRPFLATYYYAFNLTVEPFKSNRDLRRALSLAVNRENIVDKVTRAGETPAYGLVPPIVPNYRRQTADFISEPMENRLREARRLFSTAGFSPMQPLTVEILYNQSENNRVIADAVVSMWQDAFGKGIQVKPVGVERTDYLKRRARRDFQIVRAAWIGDYADPTVFLNLMLSTALPPRNDPGYRSRKYDELLAKAAASEDAAQRSSLLAQAEKTMIDDNPVIPIYHFSTKSLVSQKIKGWVYNVRDVHPSRFLSFAGKAAS, encoded by the coding sequence ATGCTTGCCGCCGGGCTTGCGCTTTTCGCCGGGACGGCGGCGCAGGCTGCGACGGTGCTGAATCGCGGCAATGGCGGCGAACCGTCGACGCTGGACCCGCACCGCACGGACGGGCGCATCGAATCGAACATTCTGCGCGACCTGTTCGAGGGGCTGGTGGTGTACGGCCCCGACGGCCGCATCCTGCCGGGCGTCGCCGAAAGCTGGCAGGTGTCGGATGACGGCAAGCTCTACAGCTTCCAGCTCCGCGCCGACGCCCGCTGGTCCAATGGCGATCCGATCACGGCGGAGGATTTCGTCTACAGCCTGCGCCGCGCCCTGACGCCCAAGGACGGCATCCAGCCTTCCTCCAACATGCGCGTGATCAAGGGCGCCGCGGCCGTCATCGACGGTGCCAAGCCGGCCGACACGCTGGGCGTGGCGGCGCCGGACCCGCGCACCGTGACCATCGCGCTCGAGGCGGCCACCCCCTATTTCCTCGATCTGATCGCCGCCGACAACAGCGCGCTGCCCGTGCACCGCGCCACCGTCGAATCCCAGCGCGAACGCTGGACCGACCCCGGCAAGATGGTCAGCAACGGTGCCTATGTGCTGGAGGAATGGCGCGCCCATCAACAGATCGGCCTCGCCAAGAACGCCAACTTCCATGACAACGGCAGCGTCGCCATCGATCGCGTCAACTTCTTCCCCATCGACGATTCCGCCGAGGAGGTCGACCGCTTCAAGGCCGGAGCCCTCCACCTCACCTACGAGGTTCCGCAGGACCGCGTGAAGTGGATCTCGCTGACCGAACCGAAGGTGTTCTGGAACAGGCCCTTCCTCGCCACCTACTATTACGCCTTCAACCTCACGGTCGAACCCTTCAAGAGCAACCGCGACCTGCGCCGCGCGTTGTCGCTGGCGGTCAACCGCGAGAACATCGTCGACAAGGTCACCCGCGCCGGCGAGACCCCGGCCTATGGGCTGGTGCCGCCCATCGTCCCCAACTACCGCCGCCAGACCGCAGACTTCATCTCCGAACCGATGGAGAACCGCCTGCGCGAGGCGCGCCGCCTGTTCTCCACCGCGGGCTTCAGCCCGATGCAGCCGCTGACGGTCGAAATCCTCTACAACCAGTCGGAAAACAACCGCGTCATCGCCGACGCCGTCGTCTCCATGTGGCAGGACGCCTTCGGCAAGGGCATCCAGGTCAAGCCGGTCGGCGTCGAGCGCACCGACTATCTCAAGCGCCGCGCCCGGCGCGATTTCCAGATCGTGCGCGCGGCCTGGATCGGCGATTACGCCGACCCCACCGTCTTCCTCAATCTGATGCTGTCCACCGCCCTGCCGCCGCGCAACGATCCCGGCTACCGCAGCCGCAAGTATGATGAGCTGCTTGCCAAGGCGGCGGCCAGCGAGGATGCGGCCCAGCGCTCCAGCCTGCTCGCCCAGGCCGAGAAGACGATGATCGACGACAACCCGGTCATCCCGATCTACCACTTCTCCACCAAGTCGCTGGTCAGCCAGAAGATCAAGGGCTGGGTCTACAACGTGCGCGATGTCCATCCCAGCCGCTTCCTGTCCTTCGCCGGCAAGGCCGCCTCATGA
- a CDS encoding C-terminal binding protein — MIPPPDLEAAVLDGLAEVDFLDCRREEDLDPERLARLDALLVWSTRIGPATVERLKRCRIVVRFGVGYDRVDVAALAAAGIPFCNNPDYGTEEVADHAVAMILSLQRRLWEHDARARGYTATWQANTLTPLHRSSAATVGVVGVGRIGTAVVNRLKGFGHRILGYDPFQPAGHEKAVGYRRVRKLEELLAESDVVTFHCPLNGETRGLLNEATLAAMKPGAILVNTARGELFAGLDPLAAALRSGRLAAVGTDVLPVEPPTAHPLLDAWRAREEWLAGRLVVTPHNAFHSDQAAVEMRRNAAETVRLFLEDGELRNRITA; from the coding sequence ATGATTCCGCCCCCCGACCTGGAGGCCGCCGTGCTGGATGGGCTGGCGGAGGTCGATTTTCTCGACTGCCGCCGGGAGGAGGATCTCGATCCGGAACGCCTCGCCCGTCTGGACGCCCTGCTGGTCTGGAGCACGCGTATCGGTCCGGCGACGGTCGAGCGGCTGAAGCGCTGCCGGATCGTCGTGCGCTTCGGCGTCGGCTATGACCGCGTCGACGTCGCGGCGTTGGCGGCTGCCGGGATCCCGTTCTGCAACAATCCCGATTACGGGACGGAGGAGGTCGCCGACCACGCCGTCGCCATGATCCTGTCGCTGCAACGCCGGCTGTGGGAGCATGATGCCCGCGCCCGCGGTTACACGGCGACATGGCAGGCCAACACGTTGACACCGCTGCACCGCTCCAGCGCCGCGACGGTCGGCGTGGTCGGGGTCGGGCGGATCGGAACCGCCGTGGTCAACCGGCTGAAGGGATTCGGCCATCGCATCCTGGGCTACGATCCGTTTCAGCCGGCCGGGCACGAGAAGGCTGTCGGCTATCGCCGCGTCCGCAAGCTGGAGGAGTTGCTGGCGGAATCCGACGTCGTCACCTTCCACTGTCCGCTGAACGGAGAGACGCGCGGCCTGCTGAACGAGGCCACCCTGGCGGCGATGAAGCCGGGCGCCATTCTGGTCAACACCGCGCGCGGCGAACTGTTCGCCGGGCTGGACCCGCTGGCGGCGGCCCTGCGCAGCGGCCGGCTGGCCGCCGTCGGGACCGACGTGCTGCCGGTCGAGCCGCCCACAGCCCACCCGCTGCTGGATGCGTGGCGGGCGCGCGAGGAGTGGCTGGCCGGTCGGCTGGTGGTGACGCCGCACAACGCCTTCCACTCCGATCAGGCGGCGGTGGAGATGCGGCGCAACGCGGCCGAGACGGTGCGGCTGTTCCTGGAGGACGGGGAGTTGCGGAACAGGATCACCGCCTGA
- a CDS encoding malate/lactate/ureidoglycolate dehydrogenase: MSEVRYRPDRLVATLEAILRRSGSSAEEAAIVAANLVEADAHGHASHGVCQIAVYARSLELGHLQPNRHARIVRDEAPFLVVDGDVGYGQVIAKEATDLAIARAKAGGACILALRNAHHIGRVGSYGEQCIAAGLIGLFFVNVVSRPLAAPHGGGRPRLGTNPVCIAVPGTPGYAPFLLDFATSAIAANKCRIAASLGKEVEDGLLLDPEGRPTRDPGVMFTDPTGAILPFGGHKGYGLALACEILAGALAGGLPALPENLRPGRVVNNALAFVIDPNRVAGPEWQTLTDAVLDHVADTPAAPGSNGVTIPGEPEALHRMAAMDHGIALDPDTVAALHRIGGGLGLEVKELLGG; encoded by the coding sequence ATGAGCGAGGTCCGCTACCGCCCCGACCGGCTGGTCGCGACGCTCGAAGCCATCCTCCGCCGCAGCGGCAGCTCGGCGGAGGAGGCGGCCATCGTCGCCGCCAATCTGGTGGAGGCCGACGCCCACGGCCATGCCAGCCACGGCGTCTGCCAGATCGCCGTCTATGCCCGCAGCCTGGAACTGGGCCATCTCCAGCCCAACCGCCATGCCCGCATCGTCCGCGACGAGGCGCCCTTCCTGGTGGTGGACGGCGATGTCGGCTATGGGCAGGTGATCGCGAAGGAGGCGACCGACCTGGCCATCGCACGTGCCAAGGCGGGCGGCGCCTGCATCCTTGCCCTGCGCAACGCCCACCACATCGGCCGGGTCGGTTCCTATGGCGAGCAATGCATCGCCGCCGGGCTGATCGGGCTGTTCTTCGTCAATGTGGTCAGCCGGCCGCTGGCGGCGCCCCATGGCGGCGGGCGACCCCGGCTGGGGACAAACCCCGTCTGCATCGCCGTTCCCGGCACGCCGGGCTATGCGCCCTTCCTGCTCGATTTCGCCACCAGCGCCATCGCCGCCAACAAATGCCGGATCGCCGCCTCGCTGGGCAAGGAGGTGGAGGACGGTCTGCTGCTGGACCCGGAGGGCAGGCCGACGCGGGATCCCGGCGTGATGTTCACCGACCCCACCGGGGCCATCCTGCCCTTCGGCGGCCATAAGGGCTATGGGCTGGCGCTGGCCTGCGAAATCCTGGCGGGGGCGCTGGCCGGCGGCCTGCCCGCGCTACCGGAAAATCTGCGGCCGGGGCGGGTGGTCAACAACGCGCTCGCCTTCGTCATCGACCCCAACCGGGTGGCCGGCCCGGAATGGCAGACCCTGACCGACGCCGTCCTCGACCATGTCGCCGACACGCCCGCAGCCCCCGGAAGCAACGGCGTCACCATTCCCGGCGAGCCGGAGGCGCTGCACCGGATGGCCGCGATGGACCACGGCATCGCGCTCGATCCCGACACGGTGGCGGCTCTGCACCGCATCGGCGGCGGGCTGGGGCTGGAGGTGAAGGAGTTGCTGGGAGGTTAA
- a CDS encoding threonine synthase translates to MAFQDINPVRFDSNLTVERPTFVTHLECAYTGERYEADTIHNLSRAGKPLLVRYDLNGVKQALTKSSLSERPQDLWRYRELLPVRKVEDIVSLGEAVTPLVPLPKLAKRLGAAELLVKDEGRLPTGSFKARGLVMAVSMAKSFGIRHMAMPTNGNAGAALAAYATRAGIRTTIFCPADTPEVNVSEIELQGATVYRVNGLIDDCGRIVGEGKAKVGWFDVSTLKEPYRIEGKKTMGLELAEQLGWEVPDVIFYPTGGGTGLIGMWKAFDELEAIGFIGSRRPRMVAVQAAGCAPMVRAWEQGEEHAPRWEDAHTIASGIRVPQAVGDFLILRAVRESGGFAIAVPDDAIRAALDEVAREEGFLLCPEGAATYAAYRQALADGRVGTEERAVLFNCATGLKYPLPPVHRTLDRTRAIDYSLFQDSGR, encoded by the coding sequence ATGGCTTTCCAAGACATCAATCCCGTTCGCTTCGATTCCAACCTGACGGTCGAGCGCCCGACCTTCGTCACCCATCTGGAATGCGCCTACACCGGCGAGCGGTACGAGGCCGACACGATCCACAACCTGTCGCGCGCCGGCAAGCCGCTGCTGGTCCGTTACGACCTGAACGGCGTGAAACAGGCGCTGACCAAAAGCTCGCTGTCCGAGCGTCCGCAGGATTTGTGGCGCTACCGCGAGCTTCTGCCGGTCCGCAAAGTCGAGGACATCGTCAGCCTGGGCGAGGCGGTGACCCCGCTGGTGCCGCTGCCCAAGCTGGCGAAGCGCCTGGGTGCGGCCGAGCTGCTGGTGAAGGACGAGGGGCGGCTGCCCACCGGTTCCTTCAAGGCGCGCGGGCTGGTGATGGCGGTGTCGATGGCGAAGTCCTTCGGCATCCGGCACATGGCGATGCCGACCAACGGCAATGCCGGGGCGGCGCTGGCCGCCTACGCCACCCGCGCCGGCATCCGAACCACCATCTTCTGTCCGGCCGACACGCCGGAGGTGAACGTGTCGGAGATCGAGCTGCAGGGCGCCACCGTCTACCGCGTCAACGGCCTGATCGACGATTGCGGCAGGATCGTCGGCGAGGGCAAGGCCAAGGTCGGCTGGTTCGACGTCTCCACCCTGAAGGAGCCTTACCGGATCGAGGGCAAGAAGACGATGGGTCTGGAGCTTGCCGAACAGCTGGGCTGGGAGGTGCCGGACGTCATCTTCTATCCGACCGGCGGCGGAACCGGCCTGATCGGCATGTGGAAGGCCTTCGACGAGTTGGAGGCCATCGGTTTCATCGGCTCCCGGCGCCCGCGCATGGTGGCGGTCCAGGCCGCCGGCTGCGCCCCGATGGTGCGCGCCTGGGAACAGGGGGAGGAGCATGCCCCGCGCTGGGAGGACGCCCACACCATCGCGTCCGGCATCCGCGTGCCGCAGGCGGTGGGCGATTTCCTGATCCTGCGCGCCGTGCGCGAAAGCGGCGGCTTCGCCATCGCCGTGCCCGACGATGCCATCCGGGCGGCGCTCGACGAGGTGGCGCGCGAGGAAGGCTTCCTGCTCTGCCCCGAAGGGGCCGCGACCTACGCCGCCTACCGGCAGGCGCTGGCCGACGGCCGGGTCGGCACGGAGGAACGCGCCGTCCTGTTCAACTGCGCCACCGGCCTGAAATACCCGCTGCCACCGGTACACCGCACGCTCGACCGCACCCGGGCCATCGACTACTCGCTCTTTCAGGACAGCGGCCGATGA
- a CDS encoding ABC transporter permease, with translation MTDLSFPPRPLPPGRRREPPRRPEYERTVTATGPIGDIARPLSLWERLANVTALRRLLVLAAVAVLWQAAAVWQNNPLMFPTFTDTIAALWDGIRRDGLLSMAWTSLAVLLKGYAVAVVLAVLLTTVAVSTRIGNDLLSTLTSMFNPLPAIALLPIAMLWFGLGEVSLIFVLVHAVLWPLALNTHAGFTSVSETLRMAGRNYGLGNLRYVVTLLIPAAFPAILTGLKVGWAFAWRTLIAAELVFGVSSGKGGLGWFIFQNRNELYIDKVFAGLVTVILIGLLVENVVFRWIEVHTVRKWGMVR, from the coding sequence ATGACCGACCTGTCCTTCCCCCCGCGCCCCCTTCCGCCCGGCAGGCGACGCGAACCGCCGCGGCGTCCGGAATATGAGCGCACCGTCACCGCCACCGGCCCGATCGGCGACATCGCCCGCCCGCTGTCGTTGTGGGAGCGGCTTGCCAACGTCACGGCGCTGCGCCGGCTGCTGGTCCTGGCGGCGGTCGCGGTGCTGTGGCAGGCGGCGGCGGTCTGGCAGAACAACCCGCTGATGTTCCCGACCTTCACCGACACCATTGCGGCGCTGTGGGACGGCATCCGGCGCGACGGCCTGCTGTCGATGGCCTGGACCTCGCTGGCGGTGCTGCTGAAGGGCTATGCGGTGGCCGTGGTGCTGGCCGTGCTGCTGACCACGGTCGCCGTCTCCACCCGCATCGGCAACGACCTGCTGTCGACGCTGACCTCCATGTTCAACCCGCTGCCGGCCATCGCCCTGCTGCCGATCGCCATGCTGTGGTTCGGGCTGGGCGAGGTCAGCCTGATCTTCGTGCTGGTCCATGCCGTGCTGTGGCCCCTGGCGCTGAACACCCATGCCGGCTTCACCTCGGTCTCGGAAACGCTGCGCATGGCCGGGAGGAACTACGGGCTGGGCAACCTGCGTTATGTCGTCACGCTGCTGATCCCCGCCGCCTTCCCGGCGATCCTGACCGGGCTGAAGGTCGGCTGGGCCTTCGCCTGGCGCACACTGATCGCGGCGGAGCTGGTGTTCGGCGTCTCGTCCGGCAAGGGCGGGCTCGGCTGGTTCATCTTCCAGAACCGCAACGAGCTTTACATCGACAAGGTCTTCGCCGGCCTCGTCACCGTCATCCTGATCGGCCTGCTGGTCGAAAACGTCGTCTTCCGCTGGATCGAGGTCCACACGGTCCGCAAATGGGGCATGGTCCGCTAA
- a CDS encoding ABC transporter ATP-binding protein — MNALTYPHSIDSDGLSERPLLDVSGVTLQYKTRRHLVTATYRVDFQVFQAERYVLLGPSGCGKSSLLKAVGGFLQPVEGTIRLNGRAVTKPGPDRMMVFQEFDQLPPWKTVKENVMFPLLASGKARRREAEEKALDCIARVNLTKFADVHPHMLSGGMKQRVAIARAMAMEPDILLMDEPFAALDALTRRKMQEELLQLWDDVRFTVLFVTHSIEEALVVGSRILVLSPHPGQVKAEVNCDGYDHGAVGGAEFQALAHRIHTMLFAEDIEGSGKGPSA; from the coding sequence ATGAACGCGCTGACCTACCCGCACAGCATCGACAGCGACGGCCTGTCCGAGCGCCCGCTGCTCGACGTCTCCGGCGTCACCCTGCAATACAAGACGCGCCGGCACCTCGTCACTGCGACCTACCGCGTCGATTTCCAGGTCTTCCAGGCCGAGCGCTATGTCCTGCTGGGTCCGTCGGGCTGCGGCAAATCCTCCCTGCTGAAAGCGGTCGGCGGCTTCCTCCAGCCGGTCGAGGGAACGATCCGCCTGAATGGCCGCGCGGTGACCAAGCCCGGCCCAGACCGCATGATGGTGTTCCAGGAGTTCGACCAGCTTCCGCCCTGGAAGACGGTCAAGGAGAACGTCATGTTCCCCCTGCTCGCCAGCGGCAAGGCCAGGCGACGCGAGGCTGAGGAAAAGGCGCTCGACTGCATCGCGCGGGTGAACCTGACCAAGTTCGCCGACGTCCACCCGCACATGCTGTCGGGCGGCATGAAGCAGCGCGTCGCCATCGCCCGCGCCATGGCGATGGAGCCGGACATCCTGCTGATGGACGAGCCCTTCGCCGCACTCGACGCGCTGACCCGCCGCAAGATGCAGGAGGAGCTGCTGCAACTGTGGGACGACGTGCGCTTCACCGTGCTGTTCGTCACCCACTCCATCGAGGAGGCTTTGGTCGTCGGCTCGCGCATCCTGGTGCTGTCGCCCCATCCGGGGCAGGTTAAGGCGGAGGTCAACTGCGACGGCTACGATCATGGTGCCGTCGGTGGGGCGGAGTTTCAGGCGCTGGCCCATCGTATCCATACCATGCTGTTCGCCGAGGACATCGAAGGCAGCGGAAAAGGACCAAGCGCATGA